In the Terriglobales bacterium genome, ACATAGAGAGGAATCTGCGCCGACTTGCCGGTGGCCCCCAGGAGCATCAACAGCCCAACTGCGGTCAATAGTCCCGCGCCCGCGGTCTCGGCTGGAAGCTTTGCGACCTGCTGGAATACATCTGTGTAGCGCAGGGAACCGAAGTGCTGGATGAGCAAGAAGAGAGCGATCAGAAATCCGAAATCACCCACGCGGTTGACGATGAACGCTTTCTTGCCGGCCGAGGGGGCAGTATCGCGAAGGAAATAGAAACCGATCAGCAAATACGACGCCAGTCCCACGCCTTCCCATCCCACGAACATCAGCAAGTAATTGTTCGCCAAGACCAGCGTAAGCATGAAGAACATGAAGAGGTTCAGGTAAGAAAAGAAGCGATAGTATCCGCCATCTTCGGCCATGTAACCGACCGAGTAGATGTGAATCAAGAAGCCGACCCCGGTCACGACCAGCGCCATCACCAGGGATAGTTGGTCCAATTGCAAACCGTACTCTGCGGAGAAACTTCCTGCCTTCAACCAAGTGCCGTAGGACTCGATGTGCGGAATTGCGCTGGCAGGAAGCTGAAAGAACTGCCATGCCACCCACCAGGTAACCAGCATCGAGACCGCCACAAACAAAAGACCGATCGCAGTGACTGCAGCTTTGGGCAAGCGGCGACCCAGCAGGCCATTGACAGTTCCGCCGGTCAGCGGCAATAGCGGGATAAGCCATAGATGTAAATTCGTAGGCATAAATTAGCTATAGCTTGAGCAAATTCACACGGTCGGGATTCAGAGTCTCTCGCGTGCGGAAGACAGAAATGATGATTGCCAGTCCGACAGCCGTTTCCGCTGCCGCTACCACCATCACGAAAAAGACAAATACTTGACCACTCAACGCTTTCCAATAGGTAGCAAAGGCGACGAAAGAGAGATTGACACCGTTCAACATCAACTCGATCGACATGAAAATGGTGATGATGTTGCGCTTGATCAGGAATCCCAAAACGCCGCAGGCGAACAGGATGCCACTTAACAAAAGATAGTAAGAAAGCGGGACCATCAGCTTTCCCTCCGGGCCAGTACTACGGCTCCCATAATGGCGATGAGAATCAGGACTGAAGTAATTTCAAATGGCAGGAGGAATTGGTTGAACAACAGACGGCCGATTGTCTTCGCCGAACCATAGAGCGCGCCGACGCCAGCGGCTTCGGTTCCGGGAGTACTGCGAACCAACTCCCAGGCAACCAAAACGCTGCCGATCAGCATGCCCGGTACGCCGAAAAGCAAAGCGACGCGGCTGCCGCGGGTATGCTCCTCTTCGCCGGCATTCAGCAGCATGATGACAAAAACGAACAGCACCATCACTGCGCCGGCGTAAATAATGACCTGCACAGCAGCTACGAACTCCGCCCCCAGCAGCAGAAATTCGACTGCCAGTGAGCCCATTACTACGATGAGGGAAAGCGCGCTGTTGATGGGATGGCGCTGAGCCACCAGATTGACCGCACCAGCAACGCAGACGACCCCGAATATGGTGAATAAGGTGAGATGAAGCATCTCTATCCTTCTTACTTCGCGCTTACCT is a window encoding:
- a CDS encoding NADH-quinone oxidoreductase subunit J, with translation MLHLTLFTIFGVVCVAGAVNLVAQRHPINSALSLIVVMGSLAVEFLLLGAEFVAAVQVIIYAGAVMVLFVFVIMLLNAGEEEHTRGSRVALLFGVPGMLIGSVLVAWELVRSTPGTEAAGVGALYGSAKTIGRLLFNQFLLPFEITSVLILIAIMGAVVLARRES
- the nuoK gene encoding NADH-quinone oxidoreductase subunit NuoK encodes the protein MVPLSYYLLLSGILFACGVLGFLIKRNIITIFMSIELMLNGVNLSFVAFATYWKALSGQVFVFFVMVVAAAETAVGLAIIISVFRTRETLNPDRVNLLKL